TCTGTCATCTTTATCTTGGCCTCTGTTGTCTTCTGTATCCTGTTCTCTGTCTCTTCTGCGGTCTTTGTCTTCCTTTCGGTAACTGTGTCtgtcctccctctctcttttcctcatcctctctctctctttatcctCTCCCTTACCCTTGTCTCTTTCTTTGTGGCTTCTTTCTCTGGCCTCCTTCCTCTCCCTCTCTTGCTCATCCTCACTGTCTGAAGGAGATTTTTGTCTGTAGTGGCGCTTTGAGTGGTTGGTGGTCTTGTTTAATTCTGTTCTGTTGTCCCCCTGGTCCTCATCACTGTGGGATTCTGCCCTGCTCTCATTTCGTTTTGGTGGGGGTTCAGGGGTCGGTGACTTTTCTGTTGCTGCTGAGCCTGTAGCTTTATCTTCGCTAAAAAGAAAATTGTAGTTTAGTTTTATCCGAGCCTTAACTCATGCTAtcaaaaaatcaaatcaaatcaacaaACATCAGCGTACTGTATGTCCTTACTTTTTTGCACTACGATCAGGTACTGCCTCCTCTCCAACTGTCTGGTTGAGAAGATGTCTATAAAATCCACTGAGATCCTTCTGCTTCTTCACATCCAGAGcagctgaaaataaaaaacaaccgtCAAGGATGTCCTGTTTAATACTTGTAACAACAATACAAAGTATTTCAAAACCTCACCTTCCAGCTCtgcttctctcttctctctctccaacTCCTCCTGTCTTTCTTTAAGCTTCTGTCGATAAGCTGAGGTTACAAAGGCCTCTTTATCAGCAAACTGCTCGCCCTctgcttctctctctttttggaTCTTCCTCTCATCACGTCGCTCTTGTTCCTTTTTTCTCTCCTCCACAGCGACGAGCAGCTGGTTAATATACTTGGGCTGAAGAAATATTGCAAAGGACATTATAGCTATACAGATTGATCTGATTAATGGGggggaaaaagtaaagttttgaGGTTTACCTTTCTGTCTGTGgcacccagcatttttttattgctttccACTTTCTGTTTCTGAAGATCATCATACACACTGTCATACTCATAAACAGTGCTGTCCTCTTCAAGAGCCTTTTGCATCTCAAGATG
The Triplophysa rosa linkage group LG19, Trosa_1v2, whole genome shotgun sequence genome window above contains:
- the nsrp1 gene encoding nuclear speckle splicing regulatory protein 1, whose product is MTDVRSIHTRHIHNTVNIESARHQSVVVLRKMATSGKQYGLILPQKNSSKSAPLPRPSVFGDDSDEETTVGQSLQKEALKKKMMKQTHLEMQKALEEDSTVYEYDSVYDDLQKQKVESNKKMLGATDRKPKYINQLLVAVEERKKEQERRDERKIQKEREAEGEQFADKEAFVTSAYRQKLKERQEELEREKREAELEAALDVKKQKDLSGFYRHLLNQTVGEEAVPDRSAKNEDKATGSAATEKSPTPEPPPKRNESRAESHSDEDQGDNRTELNKTTNHSKRHYRQKSPSDSEDEQERERKEARERSHKERDKGKGEDKERERMRKREREDRHSYRKEDKDRRRDREQDTEDNRGQDKDDRRGRKDRDTEDRHGRRDRDIDAKRDNSPKDRERERKGEQMRETHKDGESHKMDSKRKNTDEKMERKTDSNKEKEKAREAEDKSDGQQEVGKFTKRSSEQTVTSARERYLARQLARSAARPHVEKEED